One window of the Capnocytophaga haemolytica genome contains the following:
- a CDS encoding GNAT family N-acetyltransferase: MITFITKDMLTPQMVDDAHRLFAQLSRRFQQPLNELFEDESKAPYIVGYIEDKRLLAMASMAVYKVTSGYKGWIEDVVVDASVRGKQIGRQLVEQLIAKGKQLGLGEILLFSSPDNQAAINLYESEGFKDKRVNVYVKALKQIYPE, encoded by the coding sequence ATGATTACATTTATAACTAAGGATATGCTAACTCCACAGATGGTTGACGATGCCCATCGCTTATTCGCCCAGTTGAGCCGCAGGTTTCAGCAACCGCTCAACGAGCTTTTCGAGGATGAGAGCAAGGCGCCCTACATCGTGGGCTACATCGAGGATAAAAGATTGCTCGCGATGGCATCAATGGCGGTCTACAAGGTTACTTCGGGATACAAAGGCTGGATTGAAGATGTAGTGGTCGATGCTTCCGTGCGCGGCAAGCAGATCGGAAGGCAGCTCGTCGAGCAATTGATTGCCAAAGGAAAGCAATTGGGGCTGGGTGAGATACTTTTGTTCTCCTCGCCTGACAATCAAGCTGCTATCAACCTCTATGAGAGCGAAGGCTTTAAGGATAAAAGGGTAAACGTGTATGTAAAAGCACTCAAACAGATCTATCCTGAATAG
- the pyrF gene encoding orotidine-5'-phosphate decarboxylase, whose amino-acid sequence MEELIAQIRAKKSLLCVGLDTDMSKIPPFLLTEPDPIFAFNKAIIDATAPYAVAYKPNVAFYEAQGLEGWQALKHTVDYLNVFYPQLFTIADAKRGDIGNTAAMYAKAFFTDLKFDSVTVAPYMGRDSVEPFLEYEGKNTILLALTSNEGAADFQLQKTDKDALYKKVIRTSLTWKNSQNLMYVVGATKAEHLKEVRALIPEHFLLVPGVGAQGGSVDEVCENALNKHFGLLINSSRGIIYASHGEDFAAVAAIKARELQEAMARWIH is encoded by the coding sequence ATGGAAGAATTAATTGCACAGATACGTGCTAAAAAATCGTTGCTTTGCGTGGGTTTGGACACCGATATGTCCAAAATACCACCGTTTTTGCTCACTGAGCCCGACCCTATCTTCGCTTTTAACAAGGCGATTATCGATGCGACGGCGCCTTATGCCGTGGCTTACAAGCCTAACGTAGCTTTTTACGAGGCGCAGGGGCTCGAAGGATGGCAGGCACTCAAACACACTGTCGATTACCTCAATGTTTTCTACCCGCAGCTCTTTACTATTGCCGACGCCAAGCGAGGCGACATCGGCAACACTGCGGCGATGTACGCCAAGGCGTTTTTCACTGACCTTAAGTTCGATAGCGTTACCGTTGCCCCCTATATGGGGCGCGATTCCGTCGAACCTTTCCTCGAATACGAAGGTAAAAACACCATTCTGCTGGCTTTGACCTCCAATGAGGGCGCGGCGGACTTCCAGCTGCAAAAAACGGATAAAGATGCGCTCTATAAAAAGGTGATTCGCACCTCACTCACGTGGAAAAACAGTCAAAATTTGATGTATGTGGTTGGTGCGACCAAGGCTGAGCACTTAAAAGAGGTGCGCGCGCTCATTCCAGAGCACTTTTTGCTCGTTCCTGGGGTCGGTGCCCAAGGGGGAAGCGTGGATGAGGTGTGCGAAAATGCCCTTAACAAACATTTTGGGCTGCTTATCAACTCCTCGCGGGGGATTATCTATGCTTCGCACGGGGAGGACTTTGCCGCAGTGGCGGCTATTAAAGCCAGAGAGCTGCAAGAGGCTATGGCACGTTGGATTCACTAA
- a CDS encoding substrate-binding domain-containing protein: MMKKIVFYAIMVLFALLIGACKEEKKSKYVIGVSQCSEDLWRQTMNDELKREASLSQEPIELIIRSVRDNTEKQIADIDELINRGVDLLIVSPNESKACTPVLKKAYNSGIPVILVDRKIDSDDFTAYVGANNYQIGKEAGLYAAGTLKGKGNILEMRGTRGATSDTERHKGFIDALSAYPDIKIVAELFGNYQKAAATEAMEVALKENFPKVDLVFAMNDPMAEGVHESLMHLSGKMPFIIGIDALQEVGLKNIQHDVEDASFIYPTGGDKVIELALKILKKEPFERENILNTAVIDKSNVRIQQLQTEQIAQKQQRIDAINGQLSESLVRYTNQRSLVYIALIAIGFTTLFFLLSIRAYYLKSKTNEKLAKQNLEIQKQAETLQEQKENLEKISKQLEEATQAKLLFFTNISHEFKTPLSLILGPVDSLIGRRSFSEEERNLLFLIKKNSHRLLHLISEIIEFRSYENGKLKMYFTRGNLKMFLIEMNTFFENSMRQKQISFDFSAEEDTSFEMVFDKEKVEKIYFNLFSNAIKFTPSGGKISISIHKELIDGEAFAVLKVFNTGSYIPEDKLADVFEHFYKVNPHSEGSGIGLALVQALVLSHNGKVSVESSEQQGTTFTVCLPFLQKEIAQNDAYESSYIDAHLDLLPEGAVKSEKLAFTTLNTPKNDSEKPTVLIVEDNSDMRKFIKYLLSEEYTVVEAENGEEGFEYAKKFLPDIIISDVLMPLQDGFDLCKLVKSNFSTNHIPVVLLTAYALDTQKQLGFESGADAYIAKPFNASLLKTRVRKLIETRKQIRETFSNFLVNETKGDTLGKMEQDFITAFTACVEKYLSNPELSVDELSDEMGLSRSALYRKIKTLTEYTPNELIRIIRVKYARQLLNTKSKSISEVAYEVGFSSPSYFAKCFKDFYSESPSEYLEKIK; encoded by the coding sequence ATGATGAAAAAAATAGTATTTTATGCCATAATGGTGCTTTTTGCACTTCTGATAGGAGCTTGTAAGGAGGAAAAGAAGTCAAAATATGTGATAGGAGTCTCACAATGCAGCGAAGATCTCTGGCGTCAGACGATGAATGACGAACTCAAGCGTGAGGCGAGCCTTTCGCAAGAGCCAATAGAGCTTATCATTCGTAGCGTACGTGATAATACTGAAAAACAGATCGCCGACATCGATGAACTTATTAATAGAGGTGTAGATTTGCTTATTGTATCACCCAACGAGTCAAAAGCGTGTACACCCGTGTTAAAAAAGGCTTACAACAGCGGTATTCCTGTTATTTTAGTCGATAGAAAGATCGATTCTGACGATTTTACGGCGTATGTTGGTGCAAATAACTATCAAATAGGCAAAGAAGCAGGCTTATACGCCGCAGGAACGCTCAAAGGCAAGGGAAATATACTCGAAATGCGCGGAACTCGCGGTGCTACCTCCGATACAGAGCGTCATAAGGGCTTTATCGATGCACTGAGTGCTTATCCTGATATTAAGATCGTCGCAGAATTATTTGGGAACTATCAAAAAGCAGCAGCCACAGAGGCGATGGAAGTTGCTTTAAAGGAAAATTTTCCAAAAGTAGATCTTGTTTTTGCAATGAACGATCCAATGGCGGAAGGAGTGCACGAATCTTTGATGCATTTGAGTGGAAAAATGCCCTTCATCATAGGAATTGATGCCTTGCAGGAGGTCGGTTTGAAGAATATTCAGCACGATGTAGAAGATGCTTCCTTTATTTACCCAACAGGCGGCGATAAAGTGATTGAATTGGCATTAAAAATACTCAAAAAAGAGCCTTTTGAGCGTGAGAATATCCTAAATACAGCCGTGATAGATAAAAGCAATGTGCGCATTCAGCAATTGCAAACCGAACAGATCGCACAGAAGCAGCAACGCATCGATGCTATCAACGGACAGCTCTCTGAGAGTCTCGTTCGCTATACAAACCAGCGTTCTCTGGTATATATTGCCCTCATTGCGATCGGTTTTACTACTTTATTCTTCCTTTTATCCATACGAGCCTATTATTTAAAGAGCAAAACGAACGAAAAACTTGCAAAACAGAACCTCGAAATACAAAAACAAGCTGAAACACTTCAAGAACAGAAGGAAAACTTAGAAAAAATATCCAAACAATTAGAAGAAGCTACCCAAGCAAAGCTATTGTTCTTCACGAACATATCGCACGAGTTCAAAACGCCACTCTCTTTGATATTAGGTCCTGTGGATTCGCTCATTGGCAGGCGTTCTTTTAGTGAAGAGGAACGCAATCTCCTGTTTCTCATCAAGAAAAACAGCCACCGACTCTTGCATCTCATCTCTGAGATTATAGAATTTAGAAGTTACGAGAACGGCAAGCTAAAAATGTACTTCACTCGGGGTAATTTGAAGATGTTTCTCATCGAAATGAATACTTTTTTTGAAAATTCGATGCGTCAGAAGCAAATATCGTTTGATTTTTCAGCAGAAGAGGACACCTCCTTCGAAATGGTCTTCGATAAGGAGAAGGTTGAGAAGATTTACTTCAATCTTTTCTCCAACGCGATTAAGTTTACCCCTTCTGGCGGAAAGATTTCTATCAGTATCCATAAAGAACTTATTGACGGCGAGGCTTTTGCTGTCCTGAAAGTCTTCAATACGGGATCTTACATTCCTGAAGATAAGCTCGCCGATGTTTTTGAACACTTTTACAAGGTAAATCCTCACAGTGAAGGCTCTGGAATTGGGCTGGCGTTAGTGCAAGCATTGGTGCTTTCGCATAATGGAAAGGTGTCGGTGGAAAGTTCTGAGCAGCAAGGAACGACTTTCACAGTGTGTTTGCCTTTTTTGCAGAAGGAGATTGCTCAAAATGATGCCTACGAGTCGAGTTATATCGATGCTCACTTAGATTTATTGCCCGAAGGAGCTGTAAAAAGCGAAAAGTTAGCGTTTACGACACTCAATACCCCTAAAAACGACAGTGAGAAGCCTACAGTACTCATCGTTGAGGATAATTCTGATATGAGGAAGTTTATTAAGTACCTACTTTCTGAAGAATACACAGTTGTAGAGGCTGAAAATGGCGAAGAAGGCTTTGAATATGCTAAAAAGTTCCTTCCTGACATCATCATCAGCGATGTTTTGATGCCTTTGCAGGATGGTTTCGACCTTTGCAAGCTGGTAAAGAGCAATTTCTCTACCAATCACATCCCTGTGGTATTGCTTACGGCGTACGCTTTGGATACGCAGAAGCAATTGGGCTTTGAAAGCGGCGCAGATGCTTATATTGCAAAGCCTTTCAACGCTTCTCTGCTGAAAACCCGCGTTCGGAAGCTCATCGAGACCCGAAAACAGATCCGCGAGACCTTTAGCAACTTCTTGGTCAATGAAACTAAGGGCGATACTCTTGGAAAAATGGAGCAGGACTTCATAACCGCGTTCACCGCCTGCGTTGAGAAGTACCTCTCCAACCCAGAATTGAGCGTAGATGAGCTCTCGGACGAGATGGGCTTATCGCGTTCGGCGCTCTACCGCAAGATTAAAACCCTTACCGAGTACACGCCCAACGAGCTTATCCGAATCATCAGGGTGAAGTACGCTCGTCAACTGCTGAACACTAAAAGCAAGAGCATTTCTGAAGTCGCTTATGAGGTGGGTTTCTCTTCGCCGTCCTATTTCGCAAAATGCTTCAAGGACTTCTATTCAGAAAGCCCTTCAGAGTACTTAGAAAAAATAAAATAG